A stretch of Methanococcus voltae PS DNA encodes these proteins:
- a CDS encoding iron-sulfur cluster biosynthesis family protein, with product MIPVTISDDAREFIMEKLPQATSKDFIVVFEGFGUGGPKFSVDLVDKIMDTDELIHEEPEFKVYIDKMAKQVLESVNIVLKKSVFSGKYLAIQGAGGCC from the coding sequence ATGATACCAGTTACCATATCTGATGATGCTAGAGAATTCATCATGGAAAAACTACCTCAAGCAACTTCAAAGGACTTCATTGTAGTATTTGAAGGATTTGGTTGAGGAGGGCCTAAATTTTCAGTAGATTTAGTAGATAAAATAATGGATACAGATGAATTAATACACGAAGAACCAGAGTTTAAGGTTTACATCGACAAAATGGCAAAACAAGTGCTCGAAAGTGTAAACATTGTATTAAAAAAGTCAGTATTCAGTGGAAAATACCTTGCTATACAAGGAGCAGGTGGATGTTGTTAA
- a CDS encoding NAD(P)H-hydrate dehydratase, translating to MDLNNTKLDLGNNIINQLKNFQQKFKIIQKEYITTAEMNILDNNCEYYGISKRMLMENAGIQAYNEVINHEKQVENTTYAEIYLFCGKGNNGGDGFVLARHLSNPHRVNVVLLNDEDEIKTQESKENFDIINNIYKFGNINIYNLKKDFEQLFLNISYKLDTIANEDECKKKILFVDAMLGTGISGNLRYPYDKCIESLNLLKNNVNYNNYIDIISLDTETKGLISDKIITFHNYKDEYNEDNFNNLNSSEKSNNKNKTILKEIGIPDYINYLIGIGELKSLSKTETDSHKGNNGRTLVIGGSKDYYGAPIFSAVAASKIVDVVTVATVIPVAIALKNYPELMIKEFKGEYFNKHHVEELASISKNYDSIVLGCGIGLNPNTKEFLEKYLNKILSEKESMPKLIIDADAIKLINPLDSDDLNKNLNEKNKELYIKLFTDKNIIFTPHKGEFEYIKPILKELSDIYQSNIVLKGKIDIVFNKNNIKLNMTGNAGMTIGGTGDILAGLIAGFSAKNDPYVSACAGVFINGLAGDYLNKQIGYNYNSRDILNVMPKILHNYLDF from the coding sequence ATGGATTTAAACAATACTAAATTAGATTTAGGTAATAATATAATAAATCAATTGAAAAATTTTCAGCAAAAATTTAAAATAATTCAAAAAGAATACATAACTACCGCCGAAATGAATATATTAGATAATAATTGTGAATATTATGGAATATCTAAACGTATGTTAATGGAAAATGCAGGAATACAGGCATATAATGAAGTAATTAATCATGAAAAACAGGTTGAAAATACAACTTATGCCGAAATATATTTGTTTTGTGGTAAGGGAAATAATGGGGGAGATGGCTTTGTATTGGCTCGGCATTTGTCGAACCCACATAGAGTTAATGTCGTGTTATTAAATGATGAAGATGAAATTAAGACACAAGAAAGTAAAGAAAATTTTGACATAATAAATAATATTTATAAATTTGGAAATATTAATATATACAATCTAAAAAAAGATTTTGAACAATTATTTTTGAATATATCTTATAAATTAGATACAATTGCTAACGAAGATGAGTGTAAAAAGAAGATTTTATTCGTAGATGCTATGTTGGGGACTGGAATATCGGGTAATTTAAGATATCCTTATGATAAATGTATTGAATCTCTAAATTTGTTAAAAAATAATGTTAATTATAATAATTATATTGATATAATTAGTTTAGATACCGAAACTAAAGGTTTAATCTCTGATAAGATAATTACTTTTCATAATTATAAGGATGAGTATAACGAAGATAATTTCAACAATTTAAATTCAAGTGAAAAATCAAATAATAAAAACAAAACTATCTTAAAAGAAATAGGCATTCCAGATTATATTAATTATTTAATAGGAATTGGTGAGTTAAAAAGTCTTTCAAAGACTGAAACGGATTCCCATAAGGGAAATAATGGTAGAACATTAGTAATCGGGGGCTCTAAGGACTATTATGGGGCTCCAATTTTTTCAGCAGTAGCCGCTTCAAAGATTGTGGACGTCGTAACTGTAGCAACCGTTATTCCTGTAGCAATAGCCTTAAAAAATTATCCTGAATTAATGATTAAAGAGTTTAAAGGGGAATATTTTAACAAACATCATGTCGAAGAATTGGCATCTATCTCTAAAAACTATGATTCTATAGTTTTAGGTTGCGGAATTGGCTTAAATCCTAATACAAAAGAATTTTTGGAAAAATATTTAAATAAAATTTTAAGTGAAAAGGAGTCCATGCCTAAATTAATAATAGATGCTGACGCTATAAAATTGATTAATCCATTAGACAGTGATGATTTAAATAAAAATTTAAATGAAAAAAATAAAGAATTATATATAAAATTGTTTACGGACAAAAATATTATATTTACACCACATAAGGGAGAATTTGAATACATAAAACCAATTTTGAAAGAATTATCGGACATATATCAGTCAAATATAGTTTTAAAAGGTAAAATAGATATAGTATTCAATAAAAACAACATAAAATTAAATATGACAGGAAACGCCGGAATGACTATAGGGGGTACTGGGGATATTCTAGCAGGGTTAATCGCAGGTTTTTCCGCTAAAAATGACCCTTACGTATCCGCTTGTGCAGGCGTATTTATAAACGGACTTGCAGGCGATTACTTAAATAAGCAAATTGGATATAATTATAATTCCAGAGATATTTTAAATGTAATGCCTAAAATTTTACATAATTATTTAGATTTTTAA
- a CDS encoding acetate--CoA ligase family protein has translation MNNGLEAIFNPKSVAVIGATEIEGKVGQSLMKNLKSFMEKGGNVYPINKKYEEVYGLKCYDSVLDVPGDIDLVLVSIPAKFVPETMEECGKKGVKGSIIITAGFSEVGDHSLEEKTIEILKKYNIRTIGPNCLGVINMHDDLNASFSKDFDQKGNIAFISQSGAIMTALMDISIPLNLGYSKIVSMGNKIDVQEDEILDYLADDENTDVVVLYVEGLKNEKFIDSARALSCKKPVIVLKSGKSDAGAKAASSHTGSLAGNAQMYEAAFKKGRVFNVETFEEMVDLLKIFSTQPVMKGNNVGIITNAGGFGVLATDMVSKYGLNMAEFEEKTINELKKYLPDTSGVSNPLDLIGDADTERYKHAFEELAKDSNVDGIVVILTPQGMTDDIGAAKELVKFQDTLRAKGETIPIVAAWVGGNSVSEGAEYLKEHEIPTFMCPELAVKALSATYQQYLNQNVVDDGEYLKKVQEEIYAIKTEKGDELRELLANPNENNAKEFLKINGVPTPGRYVATSAEEAVKYASTMDKVVMKVVSAQILHKSDAGCVIIAPSDIEGAYNTIIENGTKYLAKKGETGVIDGVLIEEFVEGKEIIIGGKRDEVFGPVIMTGLGGIFVEVMKDVTFGVHPITKNYAEEMLQQLRTYKILEGVRGEPKRDIEFIKELIVRVGVIMEAYDEIQEIDINPVFVKEDGKKGVIGDALIMTN, from the coding sequence ATGAATAATGGACTTGAAGCAATTTTCAACCCAAAATCAGTTGCAGTAATAGGCGCTACTGAAATAGAAGGAAAAGTTGGACAATCTTTGATGAAAAACTTAAAAAGCTTTATGGAAAAAGGCGGTAACGTATACCCAATTAACAAAAAATATGAGGAAGTATATGGTTTAAAATGCTATGATTCTGTTTTAGATGTTCCGGGTGACATTGACCTCGTTTTAGTTTCAATCCCTGCTAAATTCGTTCCTGAAACAATGGAAGAATGTGGAAAAAAGGGTGTTAAAGGCTCAATTATTATTACTGCTGGTTTTTCAGAAGTTGGTGACCACAGTCTCGAAGAAAAAACCATCGAAATTTTGAAAAAATACAATATTAGAACAATTGGTCCTAACTGTCTCGGTGTAATCAACATGCACGATGACTTAAACGCTTCATTTAGTAAAGATTTCGACCAAAAAGGAAATATCGCATTTATCTCACAAAGTGGTGCTATTATGACCGCTTTAATGGATATTTCAATCCCTTTAAACTTAGGTTACTCAAAAATCGTAAGTATGGGTAATAAAATAGACGTTCAGGAGGATGAAATTTTAGATTACCTCGCAGACGATGAAAATACAGACGTTGTTGTTTTATACGTAGAAGGACTTAAAAACGAAAAATTCATAGACTCAGCACGTGCTTTATCTTGCAAAAAACCAGTTATTGTTTTAAAAAGTGGAAAATCAGATGCAGGAGCTAAAGCTGCATCATCGCACACCGGAAGTCTTGCAGGTAACGCTCAAATGTACGAAGCTGCATTTAAAAAAGGAAGAGTATTCAATGTTGAAACTTTCGAGGAAATGGTTGACTTATTAAAAATATTCTCAACACAACCAGTTATGAAAGGTAACAATGTAGGTATTATCACAAATGCAGGCGGATTTGGAGTTCTTGCTACAGACATGGTAAGTAAATATGGCTTAAATATGGCTGAATTTGAAGAAAAAACAATTAATGAACTTAAAAAATACTTGCCCGATACATCAGGTGTTTCAAACCCATTGGATTTAATTGGAGATGCAGATACAGAAAGATACAAACACGCATTTGAAGAATTAGCAAAAGATAGCAATGTAGATGGTATCGTTGTAATATTAACCCCCCAAGGAATGACTGACGATATTGGAGCTGCAAAAGAATTGGTTAAATTCCAAGATACTCTTAGAGCAAAAGGAGAAACAATACCAATTGTTGCTGCTTGGGTTGGCGGTAACTCAGTTTCAGAAGGTGCTGAATACTTAAAAGAACATGAAATACCTACATTCATGTGCCCAGAACTTGCAGTTAAAGCTTTATCTGCTACATACCAACAATACTTAAACCAAAATGTTGTTGATGATGGAGAATACCTTAAAAAAGTTCAGGAAGAAATATACGCAATAAAAACAGAAAAAGGCGACGAATTAAGAGAATTACTTGCAAATCCTAATGAAAACAATGCAAAAGAATTCTTAAAAATTAACGGAGTTCCTACACCTGGTAGATATGTAGCTACAAGTGCAGAGGAAGCTGTAAAATATGCTTCGACAATGGATAAAGTTGTAATGAAAGTTGTTTCAGCTCAGATATTACACAAATCAGATGCGGGTTGCGTTATCATTGCTCCGTCAGACATTGAAGGTGCTTACAATACAATTATCGAAAACGGTACAAAATATCTTGCAAAAAAAGGAGAAACTGGCGTTATTGATGGTGTATTAATTGAAGAATTTGTAGAAGGTAAAGAAATTATCATCGGTGGTAAAAGAGACGAAGTATTTGGCCCTGTTATCATGACCGGTCTTGGTGGTATCTTTGTAGAAGTTATGAAAGATGTTACCTTTGGAGTACATCCAATAACCAAAAACTACGCTGAAGAAATGTTACAACAACTTAGAACATATAAAATCCTCGAAGGTGTAAGGGGAGAGCCTAAAAGAGATATTGAATTTATTAAGGAATTAATCGTAAGAGTCGGTGTAATTATGGAAGCTTACGATGAAATTCAAGAAATTGACATAAACCCTGTTTTCGTTAAAGAAGACGGTAAAAAAGGTGTGATAGGAGACGCTCTTATCATGACAAACTAA
- a CDS encoding DUF378 domain-containing protein: MDMEVESKMRNMANHKTWLDKLAIFLVIIGGLNWGLVGALNIDLVQIISLGNSLVARTIYVLVGLSALYMIYYAYKTSQ; the protein is encoded by the coding sequence ATGGATATGGAAGTGGAATCAAAAATGCGAAATATGGCAAATCATAAAACATGGTTGGATAAACTTGCTATCTTTTTGGTAATAATTGGGGGTTTAAACTGGGGGTTAGTGGGAGCACTAAACATAGACCTCGTACAAATTATTTCACTAGGTAACTCATTAGTAGCAAGAACTATTTATGTTCTAGTTGGTTTATCTGCCCTTTATATGATATATTACGCATATAAAACAAGCCAATAA
- a CDS encoding PHP domain-containing protein — MEDYNSLADLHTHSKYSGLMRYMGLKFPDSVEEPEKIVRCAAKRGLNVVAVTDHNTIQGGLKATEFAKKYNVDVVVGSEVMTNDGEILGLYLNEEIPKFLSAEETIDLIHEQGGLAVCPHPYSPICHAVGDKIFDLDLDGVEVYNAYHRDGIVNNIALDKVLKNYHKKSFAFLGNSDAHIARMVGNGHTKFNGETAEDLYTSIKSRKTSFHGTPTPLSDIILWSYNIVYASEKALFNSAFRKKEDNILKYQTTRFKKCLGAFCGMAYIGTPLPLLAGVAGNMYLKRKAKAKYRETYRI, encoded by the coding sequence ATGGAAGATTATAATTCATTAGCGGATTTGCACACACACTCTAAATATTCCGGTTTAATGAGATATATGGGATTAAAATTCCCGGATTCGGTTGAAGAACCAGAAAAGATAGTAAGATGTGCAGCTAAACGTGGTTTAAACGTGGTTGCAGTTACGGACCATAATACTATACAAGGTGGATTAAAAGCGACAGAGTTTGCAAAAAAATACAATGTCGACGTGGTTGTAGGTAGCGAAGTAATGACGAATGATGGGGAAATTTTAGGACTATATTTAAATGAAGAAATCCCTAAATTCTTAAGTGCTGAAGAGACAATCGATTTAATACACGAACAAGGTGGTTTAGCGGTATGCCCTCACCCATATAGCCCGATATGTCACGCAGTTGGTGACAAGATATTTGACTTGGATTTAGATGGTGTTGAAGTATACAACGCATACCACAGAGATGGTATTGTTAACAATATTGCATTAGATAAAGTACTTAAGAACTATCATAAAAAATCTTTTGCATTTTTAGGAAATAGTGACGCCCATATTGCAAGAATGGTGGGTAATGGCCATACTAAATTTAATGGAGAGACTGCCGAGGATTTATATACATCTATAAAATCCAGAAAGACATCATTCCATGGAACGCCTACTCCGTTATCCGATATAATATTATGGAGTTATAACATTGTTTACGCTTCCGAAAAAGCTTTATTTAATTCGGCATTCCGTAAAAAAGAAGATAATATATTAAAGTACCAAACTACGCGATTTAAGAAATGTTTAGGTGCATTTTGTGGTATGGCTTATATCGGAACGCCATTACCATTATTAGCAGGGGTAGCTGGTAATATGTATCTTAAAAGAAAAGCAAAGGCTAAGTATAGAGAAACCTATAGAATTTAA
- a CDS encoding dihydroorotate dehydrogenase, producing MLNLNLFGIDFKNPVFLAAGVMGETGSAMRRIAKNGAGAVCTKSIGIEKKPGHNNPTMVEVEGGFLNAMGLPNPGIDEYIDEIEYIRKQMKDLNVKVIGSIYGKNEKEFEKVAETIAEHVDLIELNISCPHAGGGYGSSIGQDCNLSHKVVSTVKNVTKVPVIAKLTPNVTDIKEIATSVEDAGADGITAINTLGPGMVIDIESKKPILGNIYGGMSGKAVKPIAIKNVYDIYSAVEIPIIGVGGITTGSDAIEFMMAGASAVQVGTGVYYRGYEIFNKINDEISEYLLKKELKMSDIIGCVHN from the coding sequence ATTTTAAATTTAAATTTATTTGGAATTGATTTCAAAAACCCGGTATTTCTAGCGGCAGGTGTTATGGGGGAAACTGGTTCTGCTATGCGTAGAATTGCTAAAAATGGGGCTGGTGCAGTATGTACAAAATCCATAGGAATTGAAAAAAAGCCTGGGCATAATAACCCAACTATGGTTGAAGTAGAGGGTGGATTCTTAAATGCCATGGGATTACCTAACCCTGGAATTGACGAATATATTGACGAAATAGAATATATTAGAAAACAGATGAAAGACTTAAATGTAAAAGTTATAGGTTCGATATACGGCAAAAATGAAAAAGAATTTGAAAAAGTTGCTGAAACAATAGCCGAACATGTAGATTTAATTGAATTGAATATATCTTGCCCACATGCAGGTGGTGGTTATGGGTCATCGATTGGTCAAGATTGTAATTTAAGTCATAAAGTTGTTTCCACAGTTAAAAATGTAACAAAAGTGCCAGTAATAGCTAAATTAACACCTAATGTAACAGACATTAAAGAAATTGCTACTAGCGTTGAAGATGCGGGCGCTGATGGTATTACCGCTATTAATACACTTGGTCCAGGTATGGTTATAGATATAGAATCCAAAAAGCCAATATTGGGAAATATTTACGGCGGAATGTCTGGAAAAGCTGTCAAACCTATTGCAATTAAGAATGTATATGATATATATTCGGCTGTTGAAATTCCAATAATTGGTGTTGGAGGTATTACGACAGGTTCTGACGCAATCGAATTTATGATGGCGGGTGCTTCAGCTGTTCAAGTTGGTACAGGCGTTTATTACCGAGGATACGAAATATTCAACAAAATAAACGATGAAATCAGCGAATATTTACTTAAAAAAGAATTAAAAATGAGTGACATTATTGGATGTGTCCATAACTAG